TCGACACGCTCGCGGACATGGAGACCGTCTTCGACGGCATCCCGCTGGACGAAGTGAGCACGTCGATGACCATCAACGCGCCCGCGTCGGTCCTGCTCGCGATGTACATCGCGGTCGGCGACAAGCAGGGCGTCGACCGCGAGGAACTCCGGGGCACCATCCAGAACGACATCCTGAAGGAGTACATCGCGCGCAACACCTACATCTTCCCGCCGGAGCCGTCGATGCGCGTCATCACGGACATCTTCGAGTTCTGCGCCGACGAGACGCCGAAGTTCAACACCATCTCGATTTCGGGCTACCACATCCGCGAGGCGGGCGCGACCGCGGCTCAGGAGGTCGCGTTCACGCTCGGCGACGGCATCGAGTACGTCGAAACGGCGCTCGACGCCGGACTGGACGTCGACGAGTTCGCGCCCCAGTTGTCCTTCTTCTTCAACGCCCACAACAACATCCTCGAAGAGGTCGCGAAGTTCCGCGCCGCGCGCCGGATGTGGGCCGCCATCATGGAGGAGCGCTTCGACGCCGAGAACCCGAAATCGAAGCAGTTGAAGTTCCACACGCAGACCGCCGGCTCCACCCTGACCGCCCAGCAGATCGACAACAACATCGTCCGCGTCGCGTACCAGGCGCTCGCCGCGGTGCTCGGCGGCACGCAGAGCCTCCACACGAACGGGAAAGACGAGGCGCTCTCGATTCCGACCGAGGACTCGGTGCGGACGGCGCTTCGCACCCAGCAGATTCTCGCCCACGAGTCGGGCGCCGCCGACACCATCGACCCGCTCGCCGGCTCCTACTACATCGAGTCTCTCACCGACGACATCGAGGAGGAAGCGCGCGAGATTCTCGGCGAGGCCGAGGACCGCGGCGGGATGCGCCAGGCAGTCGAGGACCAGTGGGTACAGCGCCAGATTCAGGACGTGGCGTTCGAGCGCCAGCGCGAGATCGAGGAGAAAGAGCGCGTCATCGTCGGCGTCAACGAGTTCGAGGTCGACGACGACCCCGAGACCGACATCGAGGAGGTCAGCGAGGAGGACGAGCGCCGGCAAATCGAGAGCCTGGACGACGTGAAGGGCGACCGCGACGACGAAGCGGTCGAGGCCGCGCTCGCCGACCTGAAGGAGGCCGCCGAGGGCGACGAGAACGTGATGCCGTACATCGTGGACGCGGTGAAGGCGTACGCGAGCGTCGGCGAAATCTGTAACGCGCTCCGGGACGTGTTCGGCGAGCACGAACCCGGCGCGGCGGTCTGACGGCCGCGGCGACGCGGACCGAGACGACCCTACTTTGTCACTGGCCCGCAAAGCACGCGCCATGAGTGACTGGACTCCGACGGCGATGCCGTCGCAGGCGGGCCGGAACGTCGTGGTGACGGGCGCGAACAGCGGCGTCGGCTTCGAGGCGACGGCGGCGCTGGCGGCGCGGGGCGCACACGTCGTGATGGCGTGCCGGAGCACCGACCGCGGCGAGGACGCGCGGGACGCCATCGCCGACGAGTACCCGGGTGCGTCGCTGACGGTGCGCGAACTCGACCTCGCGGACCTCGACTCGGTGCGCGCGTTCGCCGACTGGTACGACGCCGAGTACGACTCGCTCCACGTCCTCTGCAACAACGCGGGCGTGATGGCGATTCCGCGCTCGGAGACAGCGGACGGCTTCGAGACGCAGTTCGGCGTGAACCACCTCGGGCACTTCGCGCTCACCGGCCGCCTGCTCGGCGCGCTCCGGGGGACGAAGGGCCGAACCCGGGTCGTCACGCAGTCCAGCGGCGTCCACGAGCGCGGCCGAATAGACTTCGAGGACCTCCAACACGAGGCCGACTACGACAAGTGGGAGGCGTACGCGCAGTCGAAACTCGCGAACGTGCTGTTCGCGTACGAACTCGACCGCCGCCTGCGCGCCGCGGGCGCGAGCGTCGCGAGCGTCGCCTGCCACCCCGGCTACGCGGACACGAACCTCCAGCGCCGCGGCCCCGAGGCCGAGGGGTCGCGGCTCCGCCTGCTCGCGATGAAGGCCGCGAACGCCGTGCTCGCACAGAGCGCCGAGCGCGGCGCGTGGCCGCTCCTCTACGCCGCGACCGACCCAAGCATCGACGGCGGCGAGTACGTCGGGCCGGGCGGCCTCCTGAACATGCGCGGCCACCCCGCCGAACAGAATTCGAGCGACCGGTCCCGCGACGAGGACACCGCGCGCCGCCTCTGGAGCGTCTCCGAGGACCTGACCGGCGTCGCCGTCGACCTGCCCGCCCCCGAGTAGTCGGCGAGCGCGCGCCGCAGGCTTGATGGCCGGCGACCGCCTCGCCTCGCGTATGCACGTAGACCACGTCGGCGTCGCCACCGAGGACGCCGCCGGACTCGCCGAACTGTACACCGAACTGTTCGACGCGCCGGTCGCCCACGAGGAGACGTTCGACGGCCTGCGCGTCGTGTTCCTCGAACTGGAGAGAGATGGCTACTTCGAGTTGCTCGAACCCGTCGAGGACGGCACGACAATCGGCCGGTATCTCGACAAGAACGGCGGCGGCATCCACCACACGGCGCTCGCCACCGACGACATCGAGGCGGCGCTCGCGACGGCGCGGGACGCCGGCGTCGAACTCGTCGACGACGAACCGCGAGACGGCGCGTGGGGCCACGACGTCGCCTTTCTCCACCCGAAAGACACGGGCGGGGCGCTAATCGAGTTCGTCGAACACTAACCCAGCAGGTCGGCGACCTCGGGCGCGACGGCGTCCGGGAGGTCGGCGGCGTCGAACCACGCGGCTTCGGCCACGTCGTCGCCGGGTTCGAGGGCGTCGTCGTCGGCCTCGCCCTCGAAGAACACCCAGAGTCCCGTGACGCCGTCGCCGCCCTCCACGAGCGCGAATCGCTGTTTGACGACGCGAACCACGTCCGAGAGCGAGGCGAGCACCCCCGCGTCGGCCTCGACGCGAGCGAGCGCGGTCTCACGGAGGCGTTCGCCGCGCTCGGTCGACCCGCCGGGGAGGTCCCAGACCGCCGGCGAGTGCTCGTAGCGCACGAGCAACACGCTCCCGTCGCGCTCGACGAGCACCCGAGCGCCGCCGAGATTCCCGGCCTCCGACGCGCGCAGGCAGTCCGTGAACGCCGCACGCGGGACGACCGTCTCCTCGGTGTGGACGTCGAAAGAGCCGTACTCCCGTTCGAGGCCCGCGAGTTGCCGACCGACGGGGTCGTCGATTCCTGCAGCGGACACACGGTCAGTGTCTTCGGGCATCGTTTTAGTTCATGTGGCCGTTCCGCACTCACTCGACGCCGAACGTGCCGGCTACGGCGCCGGGCCGAAACTCTCGACTTTCGCCGCCTCGGTGTCGAAGCCGGTGGCGGTCAGCGCGTCCAGCGCGTCCTCGCAGAACCCCGCGAACCCGTAGACGAACGGGACGCCGTCGGTGCGACCGGCGACCGACGCGACGGCGTCGGCGAGGTCGGCCGCGACGACGACCACGGTCACGCCCGTGTCCGCGAGCGCCGCGAGGCGGTCCTCGTGGACGGGTTCGTCGTCCTGGTAGACGAGCGTGACGTCGGCGCCCGCGTCGTGGGCGCGCTCCGCGATAGCGATGGCGGGCCCGACGCCGGGGCCGCCCGCGAGCAACACGACGCTGTCCTCGCCCTCGTAGTAGTCGTCGCCGAACGGCCCCTCGATGCGGACCTCGTCGCCGGGTTCTCGGTCCGCGAGCCACGGCCCGAGTGTCCCCTCGGGGTCGACGCCGACCGTCACCTCGAACGTCTCCGCGACGTCCGGCGACGACAGCGTGTAGTAGCGTCCCTCCTCCTCGCCCTCGAACTCGGCGAGCACTCGCACGAACTGTCCCGGTTCGGCGACGAATCCCGCGGGCGTCTCGAAGGTCACCGCGACGGTGTCCGGGCCGACGTCCCGAACCGACCGCACGGCGACGGCTGTCTCGTCCATACCGCGGCGTGGCCCCGCACGCACCTAATCGGTTCGCTTCCCGGACGAGCGCCGAGCACAACTTCCGGGGTTCACGCCTCGGACCGGCGCACCAACCGCGCGTTTGCCGGTGCGTGGTACTGGTAGACGCACGTCCAGTTGTACCACCGAGTGCGTCCGTTCGGTCGGTTTTCGCGCGAGGTACGCCTTCAGAAGCCTTTTTGCTGGCGGCCCGGCTACCCCGAGTCACATGCACGACGACCTGAACTGGGCCATCGGCGGCGAAGCCGGCGATGGAATCGCTTCGACCGGCAAAATCTTCGCGCAGGCGCTCTCGCGCGCCGGCCGGCACGTGTTCACCTCGAAGGACTTCGCGTCCCGCATCCGAGGTGGCTACACGGCCTACAAGGTCCGAACGTCCGTCGACCAGGTGGCGAGCGTGGTCGACCGCCTCGACATCCTCATCGCGCTCACCGAGCGCACTGTCGACGAGAACATCGACGAACTCCACGAGGACTCCGTCATCATCTACGACGGCGACCGCACGGAGTTCTCGGACTTCGAAGCGCCCGACGACACCACGGGGCTCGACGTCCCGCTGAAGGCACTCGCCGAGGACGCCGGCGGCGCCATCATGCGGAACATCGTCGCGCTCGGCGCCGTCTGCGAGGTCGCCGACTTCCCCATCGAGAACCTCGACGAGTCCCTCGAGAAGCGCTTCGGCGACAAGGGCGAGAAGATCGTCGAGAACAACAAGGAAGCCGCGCGCCTCGGCGCCGAGTACGTCGCCGACGAGTTCGACGACGTGGAGTTCTCCTACGAACTGGAGACCACGGACGAGGACTACGTCCTGCTGAACGGCGACGAAGCCATCGGCATGGGCGCCATCGCCGCCGGCTGCCGATTCTACGCCGGTTACCCCATCACGCCCGCGACGGACGTGATGGAGTACCTCACCGGTCGCATCGACCAGTTCGGCGGGCACGTCGTTCAGGCCGAGGACGAACTCTCCGCCATCAACCTCGCGCTCGGCGCCGCCCGCGCCGGCGCTCGCGCGATGACCGCGACGTCCGGTCCGGGCATCGACCTGATGGCCGAGACGTTCGGCCTCGTCGCCACCAGCGAGACGCCGCTGGTCATCACGAACGTGATGCGCTCGGGTCCCTCCACGGGGATGCCGACGAAACAGGAGCAGGGCGACCTGAACATGATGCTGTACGGCGGTCACGGCGAGATTCCGCGATTCGTGCTCGCACCGACCTCCGTCTCCGAGTGTTTCCACAAGACCGTCGAGGCGTTCAACCTCGCCGAGAAGTACCAGATTCCGGTCTACCTCACCGCCGACCTCTCGATGGCGGTCACCGAGCGCACGTACGAACCGGACGAGTTCGACATGGACGAGGTCGAAATCGACCGCGGGAAGGTCGTCGACGAGGACGAGATTTCCGCCTGGCAGAACGAAAAAGACCAGTTCAAGCCCCACGCCGTCACCGCCGACGGCGTCAGTCCGCGCGCGCTGCCGGGCACCGAGGGCGGCGTCCACATGAGTACGGGTCTGGAACACGACGAACTCGGGCGCCGCACCGAGGACACGGACGTGCGCGTCGAACAGGTCGACAAGCGCTACCGCAAGGTCGACACCGCTCGCGAACAGGAGGACTTCGACTACCGCGAGTTCGGTGACGCCGACGCCGACAACCTCGTCATCTCGTGGGGGTCCAACGAGGGGACACTCGTCGAAGCCCTCGACTACCTCGACGAGGACGACATCGACGTGCGCGTCATCTCCGTGCCGTACATCTTCCCGCGTCCCGACCTCACCGAGGACGTGCAGGCCGCCGACGAGGTGCTCGTCGTCGAAGCCAACGCCACGGGACAGTTCGCCGACGTCGTCGAACACGACGTGCTCGAACGCGTCGAGCGCGTGAACAAGTACGACGGCGTCGACTTCAAGGCGGACGAACTCGCCGCCGACATCAAGGAGGCCCTAGCATGAGCTCAGAGAACGTCCGATTCACCGACTTCAAGTCCGACAAGCAGCCGACGTGGTGTCCGGGTTGCGGCGACTTCGGCACCATGAACGGCATGATGAAAGCGCTCGCGGAGACCGGTAACTCGCCGGACGACACGTTCGTCGTCGCGGGTATCGGTTGCTCCGGGAAGATTGGCACGTACATGCGGTCGTACGCGCTCCACGGCGTCCACGGCCGCGCGCTCCCGGTGGGCACCGGCGTCAAACTCGCGAACCCCGACCTCGAAGTGATGGTCGCGGGCGGCGACGGCGACGGCTACTCCATCGGCGCGGGCCACTTCATCCACGCCGTCCGCCGGAACGTCGACGTGACGTACGTCGTCATGGACAACCGCATCTACGGCCTCACCAAGGGGCAGGCCTCGCCGACCAGCCGACCGGACTTCGAGACGTCCACCACGCCGGAAGGCCCGAAGCAGCCGCCCGTGAACCCGCTCGCGCTCGCGATGGCTGCCGGCGGCTCGTTCATCGCTCAGAGTTTCTCCTCGGACGCGATGCGCCACACGGAAATCGTCAAGGAAGCCGTCGAACACGACGGCTTCAGCCTCGTGAACACGTTCAGCCCGTGCGTGACGTTCAACGACGTGGACACGTACGACTACTTCCGCGACAGCCTCGTCGACCTCTCCGAGGAGGACGACTACGACCGCCACGACTACGACCAGGCGAAAGACGCCATCCTCAACGCCGACAAGGAGTACATGGGCGTGCTCTACCAGGACGAAAACTCCGTCCCGTACCACGAAGCCCACGGCGTCACCGAGAACATGGCCGAGATTCCGGACGGCGCACCCGACGGCGCCACCGACCTCGTCCGCGAGTTCTACTAGGCACTTTTTGCGCTGTGGGGTGCGCGCTGCGCGCGCGCCCCGCGGCAAAAACTTGCGGAAAAAGCGGCGTCGGACCTCCTACGTGGGTCCTCGCCGCCCGCGCCGGAGGCGCGGTGAACGGCGCGCTCTGCGCACCGATGCTTCGTACCGGTCAGCCGCTCCGCTCGCCGAGTGCAAAGGTAGAAGTCCCGCGGGTGGAAAGGACGTTTTACGATTGGTTCGCGAGGAGACAGAGAGTATGACAGATACGAACGTGGACGGCACGGACCGACTGGCGAAGATTCGGCGCTACCGGCGACTGATGTACGCCTCGATACTCGTCGGCGTCGCCGGCTTCATCGCCGGGGACGAACTCGGCTATCCGCTGGCGGGACTCGCCGTCTACTGGGCGGGCATCCTCTCGTTTTTCGGCATCTGGAAGGGGACGTCGGTGACGCTGTTCGACGAGCGGGACGCGGCCCTCGAACGCCGGGCGAGTCACGCGACAATCGGCGTCGTCGGCGTCATCGGCGTGCTCTCGTTCACGTCGCTGGTCGTAATCGGCGAGATGGCAACCGTCGAGGTTCCCGAACTCGTCTGGAACCTCTACCTCGGGTACTTCGCCCTGTTCGTGCTGTGGGGCGCCGTCTACACCGTCCTCAAGTACCGATGAAAAACAGCGTGCGCGAACGCCGCGACGACGCCGGGCTGAGTCAGGCCGACCTCGCGGCCGCGGTCGGCGTCACCCGTCAGACCATCAACGCCATCGAGCGCGACCGCTACGACCCGTCCATCGAGTTGGCGTTCAAACTCGCACGGCACTTCGACTGCCGCATCGAGGACCTCTTCGACCCGGATTTCGACGTCGAAGACGCCTGAAGCACCGATTTCCCCCGGATTTCGACTCACCGACAGATTTAGGTGAGAGTGTAAAGCACGCTTTACTGTAAAGCGTACTTTACCACCAGTGCGCTCGACACTCGACCATGACCCGAGCCTCTCCCGACCACGCGAGCGATTCCGCGAACCGCCGGCGACTCACGGAGGAGACCGATGACGACCGAGTGTAACGCCGACGCGCGAACGACGAACCCGATAGACGCCCGAATCGGTTCCCTGATGTCGGACGTATCGTCGTGGAGCGCGCTGTTCGTCGGCGCGCTCGCCGTCGCGCTCTCCCACGAAGTCGCCGAAGCGCTCCCGCTCTCGGAGTTCCACCGGGCTCTCGCACTGTTCCCGGTGACGCTCGCGCTCCTGTACGGACTGCTGTGGCTGGCCGTCGCTCTCGAGGGGAGGTCGCGATGACCGGACCCGCCATTCGCAGTGACGGCCTCACGAAACGCTACGGCGACGAGGTGGCGGTCGACGACCTCTCGCTATCGATTCCACGCGGCTCCGTCTACGGGTTCCTCGGGCCCAACGGCGCCGGGAAGACGACGACGATGCGGCTGCTGTGCTCGCTCACCGAACCGACCGCCGGCACCGCCGAAGTGGCGGGCGTCCCGACGACCGACCGCCGGCGACTCGTCGACCGCATCGGCTACCTGCCCGCCGACCCGCCGGTCTTCGACGAACTCACCGGCTGGGAGCAGTTGCGCCACGTCGCCCGCCTGCAGGGGCTGTCCGACGGCGACGCCGACGCTCGCATCGAGGAACTCCTCGACCGGTTCGACCTGCTCGGCGACGCCGACCGCCGCATCTCGTCGTACTCCACCGGGATGACGAAGAAAGTCGGCGTCGTCGGCGCGATGCTCCACGACCCCGAGGTCGTCCTGCTGGACGAACCGACGTCGGGACTGGACCCGCGGGCCGCCCGCACCGTCCGCGACACCGTCGCCGACCTCGCGGCTGGCGACACGACGGTCTTCCTCTCCACGCACATCCTCCCTGTCGTCGACGAACTCGCGGACACCGTCGGCGTCATCGACGACGGCCGCCTCGTCGCCGAGGGCGCGCCCGACGAACTGAAAGCGACCGCTCGCTCGGGCGGGAGCGACCTCGAAGCCGCCTTCATGGAGGTGACCGCGGATGACGACGCGCCGCTCCCGGACGCGTGAGGCGCTCCCCGACCCGCGCGTGGCCGTCGAACTCGCTCGCGTCGACGTGAAACGCGGCGTGCGGTGGGCGCTCGGGCAGGACTTCTGGCTCCTGTACGGCGCGCTGTCCGCGCTTGGCTTCGCTGTCATCGCGCTGTTCGCGTTCGACATCGGCCACGACGCCGGCGCCGCGCTCGCAAGCGGCGGGTCGGCGTGGTTCCTCGACGGCGGCGCCGCGACCGCGTGGAGCGTCGTCTGGCTGTTCTCCACGGCGATGCTGGCCTTCGACGCGTTCTCGACCAACGGCGACCTCGACAACGACGGCCACTACCTCACGCTGCGGCCGGCGTCGGACCTCGCCGGCGGGAAACTCGTCAGCGCCGCCGCGAAGTTCGGGCCGATGGTGGCCGTCCCCGTCGTCCCGTGTTACGCGGGCCTCGCACTCGCCGCCGGCACGGTCGCGCCGTTCGCCGGCGCCGCGACCGCGCTCGTCGTGACTATCCTCTCGGCGACCGCCGTCGGCTATCCGGTCGGACTGGCCGCCAAGACGCTGGTCCGCCGATCTTCCCTGCTCACGCGACTGAAACCGCTCCTCGGTGGCGCGCTCGTCGTCGCGTACTTCGGCGTGATGGCGACGGGCGAGTTCACCGACGTGGTGGCCGCGCTCCGGCCCGCGCTGCGAGCGCCGCCGCTCGGCTGGCTCGGCGCGCTCTCGCTGTCGACGACGGCGGGCGCCGGCGCCAGCCTGTCCGGTGCTGTGGGCGCGGTGGCCGTCGGCGTCGGCGCCACAGCGGTCGGGGCGGGGCTCACGGTTCCCGCGGCCCGGTTCGCGTGGACGACGGACCGCGCGCAGCCGACCGACGACGCCGACGACCCGGTTCGGCCACCGGACCACGCCGTCGACCGCGTGCTCGGCGCGCTCGCGCGCAGTCAGGCGACACGCGGCGTCGCCAGCACCGCGCTTCTCCGACTGTATCGGGCGCCCCTCCAGCTCGTATTCGTCGCGTTCCCGCTGATTGCGGTGTTCCCGCTGGCAGAGTTCGTGCTCGAATCCGGCACCGTCCCGTGGTACGTGCCGTGGGTGGTCGTCTGGTACGGCGCGTGGGCGGCCGGCGCGACCCTGCCGCTGAATCCGCTCGGCGACCAGGGCGCCGGCCTCCCGACGCTGCTGGCGTCGCGGGCGACCGGCAGGCAAGTCGTCCACGGGTACGTACTCGCCGCGACGCTGGTCGCTGCGCCGGTCACGACGGTCGCCGCCGCGGCGCTCGGCGCCGCCGCAGGCTACACCGCCCTCGAACTCGCGGGCGTCGTCGCCGGCGCGCTCGGCGCCACGGTCGTCGCCTGCGTGCTCGCGGCGGGCGTCGGGAGCCTCTTCCCTCGGTTCGAGGCGGTCGGCTTCTCCGGCTCCCGCGAGGCCGTCCCGCCGAGCAAGGTCGCGTACGGCGCGTTCTCCGCGTCACTGACGCTGACCGTCGCGTCGTTCGCCGTCGTCGCGAACGGCCTCGCGCGAGACCTCGCCGCCGTGCTCGTGTCGCGCGCGCTCCCCTTCGGGTGGTCCGTCGCGCCGGCCATCGTCCGTCCGGTCGCGTGGGGCGTGCTCCTCGTCGTCGCCGCGGCGACGCCGGCGGCGTACCGCCTCGCCCAGCGACGACTCGGCGGCT
The nucleotide sequence above comes from Halobacterium litoreum. Encoded proteins:
- a CDS encoding acyl-CoA mutase large subunit family protein is translated as MYDEDDLAAIREGREEWEEDTLGPTLDRFGERKEEFTTDTGGQTVDPLYTPEDVADTDYDEDLGFPGEEPYTRGVYPTMYRGRLWTMRQYAGMGTAAETNERFHYLLDEGQTGLSMAFDLPTQMGYDSDATMAQGEVGKSGVAIDTLADMETVFDGIPLDEVSTSMTINAPASVLLAMYIAVGDKQGVDREELRGTIQNDILKEYIARNTYIFPPEPSMRVITDIFEFCADETPKFNTISISGYHIREAGATAAQEVAFTLGDGIEYVETALDAGLDVDEFAPQLSFFFNAHNNILEEVAKFRAARRMWAAIMEERFDAENPKSKQLKFHTQTAGSTLTAQQIDNNIVRVAYQALAAVLGGTQSLHTNGKDEALSIPTEDSVRTALRTQQILAHESGAADTIDPLAGSYYIESLTDDIEEEAREILGEAEDRGGMRQAVEDQWVQRQIQDVAFERQREIEEKERVIVGVNEFEVDDDPETDIEEVSEEDERRQIESLDDVKGDRDDEAVEAALADLKEAAEGDENVMPYIVDAVKAYASVGEICNALRDVFGEHEPGAAV
- a CDS encoding oxidoreductase → MSDWTPTAMPSQAGRNVVVTGANSGVGFEATAALAARGAHVVMACRSTDRGEDARDAIADEYPGASLTVRELDLADLDSVRAFADWYDAEYDSLHVLCNNAGVMAIPRSETADGFETQFGVNHLGHFALTGRLLGALRGTKGRTRVVTQSSGVHERGRIDFEDLQHEADYDKWEAYAQSKLANVLFAYELDRRLRAAGASVASVACHPGYADTNLQRRGPEAEGSRLRLLAMKAANAVLAQSAERGAWPLLYAATDPSIDGGEYVGPGGLLNMRGHPAEQNSSDRSRDEDTARRLWSVSEDLTGVAVDLPAPE
- the mce gene encoding methylmalonyl-CoA epimerase, with the translated sequence MHVDHVGVATEDAAGLAELYTELFDAPVAHEETFDGLRVVFLELERDGYFELLEPVEDGTTIGRYLDKNGGGIHHTALATDDIEAALATARDAGVELVDDEPRDGAWGHDVAFLHPKDTGGALIEFVEH
- a CDS encoding NUDIX hydrolase gives rise to the protein MSAAGIDDPVGRQLAGLEREYGSFDVHTEETVVPRAAFTDCLRASEAGNLGGARVLVERDGSVLLVRYEHSPAVWDLPGGSTERGERLRETALARVEADAGVLASLSDVVRVVKQRFALVEGGDGVTGLWVFFEGEADDDALEPGDDVAEAAWFDAADLPDAVAPEVADLLG
- a CDS encoding FAD-dependent oxidoreductase; the encoded protein is MDETAVAVRSVRDVGPDTVAVTFETPAGFVAEPGQFVRVLAEFEGEEEGRYYTLSSPDVAETFEVTVGVDPEGTLGPWLADREPGDEVRIEGPFGDDYYEGEDSVVLLAGGPGVGPAIAIAERAHDAGADVTLVYQDDEPVHEDRLAALADTGVTVVVVAADLADAVASVAGRTDGVPFVYGFAGFCEDALDALTATGFDTEAAKVESFGPAP
- a CDS encoding 2-oxoacid:acceptor oxidoreductase subunit alpha: MHDDLNWAIGGEAGDGIASTGKIFAQALSRAGRHVFTSKDFASRIRGGYTAYKVRTSVDQVASVVDRLDILIALTERTVDENIDELHEDSVIIYDGDRTEFSDFEAPDDTTGLDVPLKALAEDAGGAIMRNIVALGAVCEVADFPIENLDESLEKRFGDKGEKIVENNKEAARLGAEYVADEFDDVEFSYELETTDEDYVLLNGDEAIGMGAIAAGCRFYAGYPITPATDVMEYLTGRIDQFGGHVVQAEDELSAINLALGAARAGARAMTATSGPGIDLMAETFGLVATSETPLVITNVMRSGPSTGMPTKQEQGDLNMMLYGGHGEIPRFVLAPTSVSECFHKTVEAFNLAEKYQIPVYLTADLSMAVTERTYEPDEFDMDEVEIDRGKVVDEDEISAWQNEKDQFKPHAVTADGVSPRALPGTEGGVHMSTGLEHDELGRRTEDTDVRVEQVDKRYRKVDTAREQEDFDYREFGDADADNLVISWGSNEGTLVEALDYLDEDDIDVRVISVPYIFPRPDLTEDVQAADEVLVVEANATGQFADVVEHDVLERVERVNKYDGVDFKADELAADIKEALA
- a CDS encoding 2-oxoacid:ferredoxin oxidoreductase subunit beta encodes the protein MSSENVRFTDFKSDKQPTWCPGCGDFGTMNGMMKALAETGNSPDDTFVVAGIGCSGKIGTYMRSYALHGVHGRALPVGTGVKLANPDLEVMVAGGDGDGYSIGAGHFIHAVRRNVDVTYVVMDNRIYGLTKGQASPTSRPDFETSTTPEGPKQPPVNPLALAMAAGGSFIAQSFSSDAMRHTEIVKEAVEHDGFSLVNTFSPCVTFNDVDTYDYFRDSLVDLSEEDDYDRHDYDQAKDAILNADKEYMGVLYQDENSVPYHEAHGVTENMAEIPDGAPDGATDLVREFY
- a CDS encoding DUF2178 domain-containing protein → MTDTNVDGTDRLAKIRRYRRLMYASILVGVAGFIAGDELGYPLAGLAVYWAGILSFFGIWKGTSVTLFDERDAALERRASHATIGVVGVIGVLSFTSLVVIGEMATVEVPELVWNLYLGYFALFVLWGAVYTVLKYR
- a CDS encoding helix-turn-helix transcriptional regulator, producing the protein MKNSVRERRDDAGLSQADLAAAVGVTRQTINAIERDRYDPSIELAFKLARHFDCRIEDLFDPDFDVEDA
- a CDS encoding ABC transporter ATP-binding protein — encoded protein: MTGPAIRSDGLTKRYGDEVAVDDLSLSIPRGSVYGFLGPNGAGKTTTMRLLCSLTEPTAGTAEVAGVPTTDRRRLVDRIGYLPADPPVFDELTGWEQLRHVARLQGLSDGDADARIEELLDRFDLLGDADRRISSYSTGMTKKVGVVGAMLHDPEVVLLDEPTSGLDPRAARTVRDTVADLAAGDTTVFLSTHILPVVDELADTVGVIDDGRLVAEGAPDELKATARSGGSDLEAAFMEVTADDDAPLPDA